ttttaaataaatgtaatttaacaaataatataatttagatGAAGATTTTACGGATAATCATTTTGCTCATTACTTTCCTGTCAATGGGATATGCGTCTGTTAGACCGCTAATTATTGATGGAGAAGAAATAAACAGCTTGCAAGAACATACCAGGCAGAAACGTGGATTGCTTTTAGCTAAAGCAGGACTTTTGGGAGGAGCATTACTTGCAAAAAAAGCTCTTATTTTAGGCACTGGAGCTGGATTAGGAGCTGGTCTTATTGGTGGTGGCCTTGCAGGTGCTACAGTATATAAACTCAAATCGTATGTAActcatttatttacaattgctttattttttatatttttttcattcgtgtaattatttttaaacattttttaaggcACGCTCCTAACGGTTATTATGGAGGATACGGACATCCTGGTGGATACAGTGGAAATTATGTAGTTCCCCAAAGAGGATACGGATACCAGAGTGGAAGCGAAGGAAATTTGTATCCTTCGTATCCTGCGTATCCTCCAAATACTTACGGCCCACCTTATTATACCAAAGGATCTAATGGGTAAATTAACTTATTCTAATATATCAAATAGTAATAACAGTGAAAGCTCTATAACTTTGACAATGAGGCATGAAATTCCGGGAGTCAAAGTTACAGACTGCACGGCAGTGGACGGACACTTCTTTCACTTCTTTGTAAGAAATAGTGGGGATTCATAGCTAGTGAGTGTAATAGTTGAAGATTTCACTGactttgattaatttaaaacgtCAATTcggtaaaaatttagtaatagAACTTGACCAATTTACggtttgattttttcttttatttagaAGATTGATTGGAAATAGAAAACGCTAAAATCTTGATCCTTGTATAAGTTATAGAGTTAAAAGAATAGAATAGTCTGAAAGTGGAGCATTACCTACTTTTATTTTCGGTTatttttagactttttttaacactctTCAAAgatgaattagtaaaaataagtgaatatttgGTAATTACAAGTGTAaatcgaaccactaatttcaaaaagtggttcggttggcactgAGAATTAGTGAGCATTCACTTATtacacttattcatgtttagagagcgCGCGTTTTTCTTGGATTAACGAAAACCCgtgaaaaaatctttttataaaattttataaaatttcataaagttttaggaaattgtataaaattctgtaatattttgtgaaattttataaaattttacgacATGAAATTTATaggattttataaaacttcataaaatttcacaaaatttcatgaaatttgtaaaaattcataagttTGAGtccagtattaaaaaaaatgattttatgaaaatttaaattcagtgctaacgataatttttttttttcattttacaaAGGGTTGTGAAATAGTACGCAattctgtaaaatttaataaaatttaataaaactttagtgcaaaaaatttatgagtttataaaattccataaagttttatcaaattttacaaaatccTTAGAattggataaaatttaatttattttatgttatatcctctatttatgaaattatcagcacgtttgaaattatataaaattttttaaaatttattatgaaagtTTAAATCTTCATTTCTCGATGATATATACTATTCATTTATACGCGATCACGTATGTAAGTACGCGCAGTGATTATccgtaaaaaaatctttttctaaaatttcagAAAGTTGTATGAAATcctctaataatttatgtaattttgagatataaattctatagaattttataaaataagatttcataaaattgtatgaaatttaaattcagtgataaaataatgattttcaaaaatttcataaagattcataaaaatttatgaagttttatgaaattatatttaattgcataaaATTTAGCTACACTAAATACACGAAATACTATATAATATGATATTGAATTGCGTAAAATTccagtaatttttacaaaaatttataaatttgaatctaGTATTAGAGCGAATAATTTTTGTAGTTTTGGAAAGTTTCATCAGaatttaccaaatttaatgtagttttgcaaatttaaatgaaaaaaaaagaagtttgtagataaaataaaatataaagcgTGCAATAATCacacaaaaatactttttggATTTCGTACTTTTGGGGCGGCCACTAGATTAAGTGCTCTGCACGTAGTACATCATATGTACCGCAAATAATACTGTCACATCAGTTAGATTAGTGATAGTATATCTCGTGAGAAAAAAGAGTACACAAACAAAAGAGGGTTTATATGGTGGAATTGTaggttttaagtttttattagtTATAACTAACTGACTAACCAACGATAGTTGACAAGGAGTTTCAATAAGGTTCTTCCTAGTAACAAAATCGAGGtattcatagaaaaaaaaaactgtgttaattaatggttttttttcaaaagatatcgttcacgaagtttcatacataataatttatgtaaaaggatttttgggctgaaatcttcattttaaataaatttattgataaatcgatttaaaaCTAAGTCAGAATTAAAGTTGAATAAATTGTcctcgagaaaaaaaatctttttataaaattttataaaatttaagtaaattatatgaaagcctgtaatattttatagaattcCCGACATAAAGGTAATAGAATtctataaaactttatatagttcgataaaatttattttattttatgaaattttataaacttgtaCGAATTTTTCGACATTTAAATTCAGCcacaaaataatgattttataaaattttatagttttttaaaactgaatagttttataaaatagtataaattctatgaaattatatcaaattgcTAAATATCTTTAtacacaaaatatataaaattccataaaattttgtcaaatatcatgaaattttatagttttgtaaaattctataaattttcagagaaaCTCATAAATTCGAATCCATTATTAAAAGGaatgaattaatgaaaatttttgcagttttgtaaaatttcatggaattttataaaatgtaacataattttacgaaatttatggagttctgtaaaattttataaaattaaatattcagtgCTAACGataatatttttccaacattCCATGAAACTTTGTGAAATTGTATAAAGTTCTgtccaattttttaaaatttcataaaactttactgtacaaaatttcaagttttataaaattttattaaggaaATTtcgaagaattttttgaaattttataaatatatttttcccgGGTCTACACTAAGAAAGAAACTTCATTTCACGTGATTATTCTTCTTGTTTCTATAAATACTTCAAATtagtaattgttttttaaaattgaattgatagtttttatttcaagAAAACTATTGCTTCactttagtaataaatttctagAAGCATCAATTCCTTAAGGCAAGCAAATATTTCTTCAACTTAGTTGATACCTTCTCAAATTTATCACGACAAAAAACTTCAATAAAGCAAttatttggttaaataaaaaaaagaattgaagaaatatataattaaaaattagaaaaaaaattttgctctgagaaaaaaatttgtttttatgacgaaatgaaatttctcatcggtattgataaaaatatattaatttcatCGAGAGCTACTTCTATTAactattaaatgttaaaattttatcatttagttGGGTGACTTAATATTTAAGATGACAAATATCAATGAATATCTTAagagtttattaaaaacatgATTTAGAATAGGCCACCGTGGCTGAGCGTCATAAGTCTCGCGAGATCGGTCTAGTAGGTTCAAATCTTTGGTagggtaaaattatttaaaaaaaaaaaatgtttgttaagATACAAAACTAATCTGAGCAACATTAGATAAAGAAAAAggcatataataataatatttttttgacaaaataaattttcttaacttcccgctaagaaaaccGATGATGTATGATGAAGTATGTGCGTGCGCGTGTTtctatgtgtgtgtgtaaactctctgtaacttttcaactaatgaatcgatttggatggttaaggtggcaatagAAAGAGCTtattggccatcaactttcctgagAATTTCAGATCGTTTggtcaagtagactcgaaaatattggcgaattacgaaaaaaaaattttttttttttttagttttttatttatttctcagaaacgactcaaACGATCGACTccgaaatctgatcagctctagaactcaataaaatccgtcgattgccgcctcaaccattaAAAAcagttaattcgttcgcgaggtatcgtgggagaaagaaatgctgggaaaaaaaaaacggttcttttcgaaaacaatgacattcaaaagtattttcgagctcgaaaatgtattcgcAACATTGTTTTCGAGCCCAAGGATTATTAAGcgagtaaataaaattcttgaataaaatcattattttacttGACTGATGAAAATAATCGCTTGGCACtatttaactaattaaaatccttcaatcaaaaattttttctttacttttaaaaaaacatacattttcttctctcagtgtaccgattatttaatgttagaagttcaaaattataatacatttttattcttaaataatatattgattaaatatattttaagattaattaaatacatttttttcaggtTGTGTTAGTGCATCAAATTCATAGAAAGTTGCTGCCAAGTGGACTCTAATGAAGTTTACGAGtcatttagatgaaattttaattaactcttcttagtttataattattttataaaatatgttttaaaaatttttttaattaacgtatcatcaataaaaacaaaattcataattatttttaactggtTATTTATAATGTTATTTTCCTGATTAGAAAATACGATTCGTGAGGTTTAAAACTGttttaatcgttttgaatcgtttttaatcttcaTGCAGGACCAGAAATTGctgtatattattttacgattaaagacgattcatggggattgaaaaattttaatcctcaTGAATCGTgtttaatcgtaaaataattgatcgTTATTTGAGAATTAGAGACgattaaatgtgaaaaaccaTGAGGATTATgacgattaaaaacgattaatgaggattaaattttttatcgtttttaatcctCACGAATCGTATTTTCTAATCCGAGTTAATTTGATAGCAATGAAAAAAGTTGAGAATGAAAAATCTCTATTATAAATTGAGGAGAAAATTGAAATCTCtttgcatatttttttaacttctccttatgaaaattgacaattaaataaaaacaatctGAAAAAAGTTTGACTCTGTGGGCTAACTCCAAAACTTCCAGCTGTTTTCGTGCTTGGAAAGCTCGAAAACGTaattatttgtcaattttcgagctcaaaaaacgCTTGAACCACAAAATAAAACCAATTTGctggaaaaaaagtaattgttcTCCGATGATATTTGTGTAACAAATCGACCGATTCGCGAGTGCTCTGTGGATATTGAAAAGGCATTTCGATATTTAgatttgatcaaattttaaagaaaatcgGTCGATCGGTTGGGGAGTTATGTATAAcgaaaacctaaaaaaaatattcaatttcccgctaagaaaattgaaaattttttacaaaaaggGGAGGTATTGGTCTTAGTCCGATTTTCGATAGTCGAATTTCTtacagatcttgacgttttgagggtctagaaagctattctgactaatttcaagatgatgtccgtatgcatgtatgtgtgtatgtacatTTATGTAActttcaatgtcgagctcttgaaatcgatcagaaccacttttttaagagcttgaaattaaaatggaaataactagaaaacaatgcagaatttgaaaaaactttgctgataataatttgtagagaataaaattgtcaacaaaaaagacctaataacattttgtgatgtctgatagtttcgccggaaacgtAAAAAGGTCttcaactttacttcgagctctaataactttgaaacagatggatttatcgaaaaatgataagagacctttttgtagagcgttcaatttcctactaaaatatgtattagtctattcgatctattaatttgtttaatgagttaacaatacttaaagctaaaaaaaaaatttttcccatgttgtttaaatgggaaaatcgaatttttcaatgagctaggtctgtaatcgacatagaattttttttcatgcgcgaaaatttttttttttgtgttgaactatggttttttccacatgcacttgaaaaaaaaaaatctggctccgaaatgaagcaccctaatgtatatataaggtacccgcgggtaataaggcctgtcgggtaataaggccttagtgacagaaatgatatttaaaataaccgcCTCCACTAAAGGCTACTCTAGTAGAAAAGTCTTGCATAGAGATGTTACGACAAGTTTATAGAGTCCCGATACCACGTTCCCTGTCTTCTATATTTTATCATCCGTCATATGATGTCGTAGCGCAGAAGAAATCATGAaaaacaatctagtcttctgactCTTAAAAAGGATACTGATAGTTTTAAGTGCTGTTGAGCGAATCAATCTATTCTTCtgtctttaaaaaagtattgttgctaaatttaagtgatgattcatctctaataccaattttattaagtataattaaactattccagtttgtttaacccgtaggccttattaccctaccgtagtaaaataaggcctatccgtatggtttttgtaaaagtttaattttttatttgtttgtggTATAAATTGCCattacttcattatattttatggctaatgtattgaaataaagatttatgatacattttgataattaaatgcaataatttcgattctattcaaaatctcCCTTAGCTAGGCCTTATCACCCACCGGTaccttatatatttaaaaccgtaagatggacggtggagaAAAAGGTCTTTCATGatataatgtaatttaattagtttttatactataataattacatttatcattaaaattgttattattaataaaataataataataataataataataataataataataataataataataataataataatgaaaataataataataataataataataaaatttatatatattagggtgagccaaaaaaatcaacctatcgaatttatgtcTTAAAGGACctaaatatcgaaaaaaaaattctcccattgggcaaaatttttagctcaattttgaAAGGTGTCAGTAGCCATTTGCAatttcctatttaaataacatgccaaaaaaattttttttgattaaaaatattataacttttgaaccatgtgagacaaaaattcggctctagaatattcttgtagggcattcaatttctcaaaaaaaagtctccggagttgaatttgtaaacttgatatttcgtatactaacaggctatcaattctgtaaaaaacatctcaaaatttggacgattagctttaattttcactgtaacacttgatttttttatatatcttttctaacaatttgatgatatcggaaatttcacaaaaaataaaaaaagcatatttttgcAGCTTAGTCTTCTAATAACTTCTAAATGATAAGGCATAACTCATTTCCTTGAAATTCATGTTTAAGCTtacaaaataagtattaattacacTATTGTAGCTTTATTGTATTTACATAAGAAATCTACCTTTCCATTCCGGGTAAGGCCGGATggctctatttttttttataacttgtaatgtacttgatggattgattccaaaatctaattacctctaaaactttataagttgtcgaaaaaattgcaataaaatgtttttttgtaataaaattgaagTTGTTCAGCTAACTAATGAAAGTTTTCGTTTGAACGTCAGTGGCTAAGAAACTGGTTCAAATGACAACTCGAACgccaaaatcggttcattatttcaaaagatattggtgattaaaaaaaaaaaaataacgatttaCTTCACTTTTCCCGAATAAATCATACTATTACTTAATAGAATATTGACGTACAGccgtacatacgtacatacacacatacatacacacatacatacacaccgACATCCTCTTGAAAATAGTCGGAATAGATTCCTATTAGTAGGACCTTaaaacgtcgagatctgatgaaaattcggtTTCCGGTAATCGGatcaaaaccaataacttccttttttttttttaattttcaatttttttagcgggaagttaaaaaattcaactagATCTTATATACTGATCTAATGTATAAGGACATTAAAGTATTAGATTAAATATGTTTTCATTGacgaaaatatataacatCCCGATGATTGCTAGGCGTGATCCTTCATTTAAGATGTATGACGTTGACGTTGACAATTTGTTTATGATAAACATTTCATAATTCAATGAAACCTATTAATCTCATTTATTTTACGTAAGTGCGAGGCCATTTTCCcgataattttatcataaagtTCAAAGTTGGCTAgaatacaattatataaataccAGTTCAACTTAACGATATCATTAGTTTGAGATAATAGATAAGcaaaacttattaaaaatgtcgaagctcattattttaatatttttggttGCATTGTTTGCTTTCGGAGCAAATGCTTGTCAAGATGAGGGTCAGCGCgtaagttataattaatatatacaatttatttatacatttcgTGTTGCAGGTGCTATAAGGGTgcctttattaaaaaaacgatttaaaacgattataaacaaaaacttgtaaataatttttaatgcttttgaatacttcgaatacttttgaatcgcaTTTCTCATGGACATTTAATATTGTaaatcgtttcgaatcgtttcttttaatcagggcgtagaaaaatttctttttgtaCCAAACGATGTacttttcatcaaaaattataaaaatataaatttaatcataaGTTATCATCTAGAAGtagcacaataaaataaaaaagaaaatcttttcgattttttatcttttcaaaattaaaaaaacaattgtcaaaaaaactttttcttttaataatttaataatatttctacttagacgtaaaaaaatgaattagtatcaattttttttcgttttggatttttctttatacgcCTTTATGGCTTCTGACACCGACCTCGGGAGCCACAAcggtgtaaaaaatatttaaaattagtggaatttgtatttttatactttcaaataaaaaatgcatcgTTTGgcaaaaaacaagaaaaattttatacgccCATATGGTTTCCGGGTACCACAAAGACATGTACCTATCTATCTGCCCTTATGGCACCTGCAACTCCATATACAAGTACGACTAAATGgttgttatatataatatatttcagTGTACAGGGGCTGCATGTTGCAGTGGGCTACAATGCACGATGAATTATTATGACGAATTTACATGTTCCCGCTAACACAATTCGATAGGCCGGAAAATAGTTTcaacttgaaataaaattattattcaatattatcaAAGTTATGTTGAGCTGATACCTTTAAATGATCTACTTATTCATTCTACTACAACCACTcggttttataaaatataaagagtaatttaattaaaatttttgattatttagaaaaaaaaaataataatttcgtactatttttattataattagtaattattaatcacataattttttacctaaaacttattaaatttgaTCGATTACAAATCAATTTGATCTTACTCTACcaccatttttaaaaacgccatttattttaaaaatttatgacttatttttcaattaaattaatttttataagtaaagttataaaattgtggTTGTTGATTACAAATAATGAAGAActagaaaatatttgaattattcgttGTAAACAACATCAatcggaaaattaaaatatttattaattaaaacttagtttacttcaaaaataaatatacgctgaaaaaaaaatgctaactaTCACCATCTTGTAAtagggaatgattaccatctgtatgtgataatcattatcatgcttttatgttaactatttgtttctaatatagtaataattactattgccgatagtaatagttaccatctagatagtaatatttcttatgtctgaacaattatttaattttgccTTCTACGATAGTAATGATGAGGCAGATGTTTCGACGACTCTCTAGTGTTTCTACATGAAGGTGCTACAATGCAGAAAGTACAGATGgttctaaataatttaaaactacttttttttaacttcccgctaaaaaaatcgactgGTTTCAccgtgatttttaaaaatcgagtttttatcaGATTTCGACGACTGAAGGTGCTAGaatgctattctgacatttgcagagatgtgtgtgtgtgtgtgtgtgtgtgtgtgtgtgtgtgtgtgtgtgtgtgtgtgtgtgtgtgtgtaaatgtTAACCTCTCCATACCCTTgtagaaaacaatttttttacgacGGGACCTGTCTTGGCACAATATTGGGCTACCGAGCCTTGGTTTTCTAGTCTCGGACTACGAGTCaattttctatcaaatttGTTCGATTTcgctaataattttatttttatttgagttCAAGTAACTTTAAGCAGTAAGTGTCatgattttatgttattttaaaatattacatatcttaaaattataagacaGCTAAATAACAAATTGTACATCAAAACCTCCGGCTTCTACGAATAGCCTCacagcctagtggataagaGACTTACCTAGCAGCCATGAAGGATcaggttcgagacccagcaaatgcaaaaacGATTATTTCCATTGGTCTACTCGATCTCTCTATGTCCAAATTCACCTCCATATGTTACCATCACGCACATATCTAccgatataattttttttttaaatttatttttaataagtataggtgctttattatttagttacaGACTTGGCACAAGACTGGCACTCGATATTGGGCCAATACTTAGATGCAGTCTAGGCAAAATACTGGTACTCGACATTGGGCCAGGATGGAGTGTCAGACCTGGCATGAAGTTATCATCCCGATACTCCATCAAGCTTAGGCCAGGCGTGAATTTCTAGCTTGGCCCGGAACTAGTAAGTATTGGGCCAAGCTTCGACCAAGAGTGGGCCCATCGTCATTTCCTACGAGGGAATTCACCCAAAAACCATATTAATCGATTTATTCTTTCGAGAGATCTCGTTGGCGAAagaatggtaaaaaacgtttttttttcgaaaacaacggcatacaaaagtattttcgagctcgaagagcccCCCCCCCACCCCATccctataaatatattatatagctACAAGAACCAACTGAATCGGTGggttagttaaaaagttatagcgttcacacacacacacacacacacacacacacacacacacacacacacacacacacacacacacacacacacacacacacacacacacacacacacacacacacacacacacacacacacacacacacacacacacacacacacacacacactgcAGTTAGTAAAGTAGTtcagaaaacaattttttctctcagtgtgaTAATTGTTATGTCACACAGTTTAGTTTTTGAAATGTGATCTTAATCTTTGTTATGCTAGATTAcgaatattataaatacagAATACActtactctgaaaaaaaaaaaatcacaaagatgtgctcttttttttgtatcttagACCCCCCCCCCTTAATCATGTAGCAGTTTTGattttatatcaaaaattatacaatAAACTTTACActgatttcaaattataatttcattgtaacattttttttattcaacactTATAACATAATCTTCACCTTTCTCTAATGATATACAatttaacttataaaaaattcattttaacagTAACATTagtatatgtaaaatattgGAGTATGTATAAAAAcctaagatttaaaaaaatatcttaacaACGAGTATAAAATGAAACTGACCATTTCTTAAAATCTATTACTCTAAAAAATTACGGATATCCGTAAATGGGTAATGGTTCATGTTGTGGCGACCAGTGTTTTTCGTACTCGACATATGACTTCCCTACTGGTCTTTCCACTATTTTCTCTACGAATACTGGTTTTTCTACGTACTCGACATATCTTACGGGGGGTGGAGCGGCAACGTAAACGTGATGAACCTCAGGTGAGTGTTGATAACCAGCTTTATATCTAAATAAAGAGAGGACAATATTTCAGtgtgatatataaataaaaatctttttaatgcacattaaattttttacccttTAGCAAGTCCCAGACCAAGTCCCAATAGTCCCGCGCCAATAAGCttttttttaaggaataaTGTTCTTTTCTGTCGAACGTGAACTTCGTTCGAGCCACTTTCAGCTGGCGGGTTCAAAGATAAATCGTCCAATTCATTCACAGGCGTTGCTTGGGTCCGTGCACTGACCCAACAGAAACTTATTAGGATAAAGATTGGTAAAATGTTCATCTGCAATAGAAATATGTCATCTATTACTTTCAAATACATGAAACCAAtcgaaacaataaaaaaatttatgtttccAAATTAGTGctactataaatttttaatttatgactttAAGTAAAAATTGACAGGTCAAGTGTTTTATCAAacattgatataaaaaataaatttgagaaaaaaaaacttaaaaatatttgaatcgtttatttgagaaaccccataagtcatgttttttacgaaattaggttttttgcatttttgggttctttggatgtccccccatagaaatcaatcaaaatatgcatcaaatcggcgtttaaaaaaaaattaacgggctgacagcaatttcatttaattgagaaaccccataattCAATGACTTAAATAAGcatatgcagttttagttttacagaaataactttttttttttttaatttaaaattcgcgcttttttgggaaattaatttcaaatgttgttttattgttgactgttatatgactaattaaaatgtttaaattaattataattttttgtaatttctgagtttcagagttcaaataaatatttaatacttcattttatcagtgtaataaatgatttgagtgaaaatatttaaaaaaacaatgattttataacttttttttccgtttcgttgagaaaccccataagtcaatcaactttaaataatttttttaagtagtttcagttaaaaaattaaatttttcttgttggaatctttttcagcgacgctaacattattgtattcaattatttatttattattttaatgtcaagtttttcaaaaaaaaatgttttttgtgtttcctgaaaaattttgtttttttgacttatggggtttctcaaataaacgattcatctTCAAATGGTATTCATTAggatatcaatattttttcgactttttttttgacgctcacttgaaaaaatgttagtttgaagtatttaaaaactgcttttcaaatttcaagtcattaagaaatttttcaaaagtcactcgagaatttttaaactctttttttttcaaaatctttgGTTTGATCTTTTCTATGTAGTTCGCAGAGAAACATAATTGAATTctaagtcaaaattttaatatttaaaggtcGTTTGAAACGATTGAAAACttcgttaaatttatttccaaaaatatttaccgacctttaagtattaat
The Microplitis mediator isolate UGA2020A chromosome 6, iyMicMedi2.1, whole genome shotgun sequence genome window above contains:
- the LOC130670276 gene encoding uncharacterized protein LOC130670276, producing MNILPIFILISFCWVSARTQATPVNELDDLSLNPPAESGSNEVHVRQKRTLFLKKKLIGAGLLGLGLGLAKGYKAGYQHSPEVHHVYVAAPPPVRYVEYVEKPVFVEKIVERPVGKSYVEYEKHWSPQHEPLPIYGYP
- the LOC130669714 gene encoding pupal cuticle protein Edg-91-like, with product MKILRIIILLITFLSMGYASVRPLIIDGEEINSLQEHTRQKRGLLLAKAGLLGGALLAKKALILGTGAGLGAGLIGGGLAGATVYKLKSHAPNGYYGGYGHPGGYSGNYVVPQRGYGYQSGSEGNLYPSYPAYPPNTYGPPYYTKGSNGLC